One genomic region from Solwaraspora sp. WMMD792 encodes:
- a CDS encoding GlsB/YeaQ/YmgE family stress response membrane protein, with protein sequence MEIDGIFSALIIGLIVGALGRLVVPGKQKLKIWVTLLIGVVAALLGTLVASLFGVAETRGVDWIELALQVALAALGVAAISGAAGKQG encoded by the coding sequence CGGCGCTGATCATCGGTCTCATCGTCGGAGCGCTCGGGCGGCTGGTCGTCCCGGGCAAGCAGAAGTTGAAAATCTGGGTCACCCTGCTGATCGGTGTGGTGGCGGCGTTGCTCGGCACTCTGGTCGCCAGCCTGTTCGGGGTGGCCGAGACCCGGGGTGTCGACTGGATCGAGCTCGCATTGCAGGTGGCGCTCGCCGCACTCGGCGTGGCGGCCATCTCCGGCGCGGCCGGCAAGCAGGGGTAG